The nucleotide window ATATGACTAATCGAGATGAAATTGTAAATGGAAATATGGCTAATTCTCTTGATGAATTGAAATTATTAGGGAAGCAAATGGAAAATATGCGTGATGAGCAGCAACTAGAAGAAACTGCCCGCATTGCAGATCCTCAGCAGTTTGATGACGAAGAGTTACTTGAAAAAACAAAGAAGAAAAAAGAAAAATAAAAGAGCGTGAGGCTGGGACAAAACAAAAACATCATTTTTCTCGAGTGAGAAAAATGATGTTTTTTCGTAATTGGTTTCCGTTGCGGGGGACGCTTTCCGGGTGCGTGGCCTGAGCCTGTAGTCTCAGACGTCACATTATTCCCCAGGAGTCGCCCCTCCGCTACAACCAATTTATTAAGTATCCAATTTTTAATACTGTACTTTACCGTATATAGAGAAATTTTCACTTCTGACCCAGCCTCATACTCTTAA belongs to Solibacillus sp. FSL R7-0682 and includes:
- a CDS encoding multidrug ABC transporter ATPase is translated as MTNRDEIVNGNMANSLDELKLLGKQMENMRDEQQLEETARIADPQQFDDEELLEKTKKKKEK